A window of Pecten maximus chromosome 12, xPecMax1.1, whole genome shotgun sequence genomic DNA:
GAACAGTAACAAATTATGCAGTCCAGATGAAAATTCACCCAAAAGCATTAAAAGAACTCAGAGATGTTTTGAAACAGCCATTATcgataatatttataaatcctTGGAGATAGAATCTTGGAAGGATGCAAACATCACAGCCATCTACAAAAAGAAATGTCCTAAGTCCAAACCAGGAAGTTACTGCCCAGTCAGTCTCAAAGTATCGTAGCTAAATCAATGGAAACACTCTTCAAGACAGAATTGtacaacatatacatttgtatatgcaaATAAATAACTTATTTAGTAACTATCAATTTGGGTTTCTGCCAGGGTGATCAACAACACTTCAAATGTTAACAGTACTAGTTCTGGATTAATGGACACAGATGCTGGATACGGGAggagaaatacatgtaatttagaGGGACTTTATGGAGGCTTTTGACAAGGTACCCCATCGTTGCCTCATACACAAGTTGTACAAATTTGGAATCAGTCATAAAACTGTTAAGTGGATAGAAAATCCCGAGTAATAGACACCAAAGAGTCATAGTTAATAGATTCACATTGAAATCGCAGACGTGCTCAGCGGAATTCTACGAGGAAGTGACAATAGAGCCCATTCTTTTTAttctgtacattaacgatatgCTAGAGAATACAATATCACTGTGTCCTTTATTCGCAGATGACACAAAATTATAACGCAAAATCATAGATGGCAACAATGTGAGCACTCTTCAAACGGATTTAACTTCAGAAATGGTTGGATGATTGgttattttaaatttcatccCAACAAATGTAAAGTACTCTACCTAAAACAGTAAAAGGCTCTGGCCACCAGGAAtatgaattttgtttgtttttgtttgttttttgtttaatgtcctattaacagccagggtcatttaaggacgtgccaggttttggaggtggaggaaataaattacggtaaacctccggttagttcgaacaaaattaaatgaatattgacgaacctgttcgaattattcgaaattatgaATTATGAATTCATGTTTAAACAACTGATTGACACATTAGCCGGACCATATTTGGAATACCAGGTGTGTGCATGTAACCCTTACAAACAGAAggatattaattataaatatgatagaaaatgtgtaatgtatagcTACAAAACTTGTACGAGGGCTAAAGGAACTATCCTAcagaaaacaattacagaagtTAAACCTCCCTACACTGATCATGAAGTACAGGAGGATGCGAGGGGACTTGataacaattatttaaaaattttgaaaacagTAAACTCAAATTAATTAACTTTCGACATCAACCATTGAACTATGGGCAACAATTCTAAGATGTAAAAAAACCTACTGCAATGCAGAACTGAGGCGAAACTTTTTCACATATAGAGTGGTTGATACATGGAATAGTCTCCCAATACATGTTGTAAATTCTCAATCAATTGTTCTGTTTGAAAAACTAGTGGATGATCACTTCAAGGATGTAATATAcgaatattgatattctgttatataattatgtttatgtgtttgtgaaatatttctTGATATGGACTCGGATGCTTTAAGCCTGCGTCCATTTATATCCattaaatttgattaaatgaTTAGGTGGATAACGTTGAATTGGAAAGGATCTAAGAAATAGACAGAGTGGAAGTAAGGTATTGAGGCAGGTCTCTTCTCTAAATTACATCTAGTGTGATACATCATGTTCttaattatatgtaattataatggTCATCTTTCTGCTTCACAGGTATGCGGTATCTGCAAGAGATATTACCGTACTGTCCCCAGTTTTACACCCAGAACATGGGACGAGAACTTCTGGCAGAGTTAAAATCATCAGCACAGAATGTAGAGAACACAGAACCAGACACCAATGTGCCACAGCAGCCATCACTGGTAGAGCTAAAGATCCCGCATGTGGTGACACAAGCAAGGTTAGTGCGTCAATTTAAGATTATTGTGACAGTTATCGCTGTTATTTCTACAATATAAAAtctaaatgattttattttaaatctcCTGAGACAAAGTTTCAAAAcacctttttttaaattaaaaacaaaacaaaacaaattaagttTACATTAAAATGCTGCGGAAATGAGGTGAAGAGGTGAAGAATTCAATAAAGTTTGCATGTCCTTGTTCTActgattttgtatttaatacGCATTACATTATTAGTTTATAAGTGAGGGGATTATAATCATCTGTGATGTCTTGCTTGATATAAATAACTCTTTCTTTAATCATTGATATACGTCACATTTAGGAACACTGAGCTtttattcattaaaaatttgattAAGCTCTTCAGTTCatacattattttgaattttactCCATTCAGGTTCATAGGCCTCTCACATGACTAAtaatattttctataatttcCAGCAAACACAAGAAAGAAAACATTCCTAACTGTAAGAAGAACTACACCGATGATGAACTTACAGAGGCTGTATCTGAGATACAAAATGGCAAATTAGGAACTAGACGGGCCTCTGCTCTCTACGGGATTCCTCGCTCAACGCTCcgtaataaaatattcaaaatggatgCAGACAAACTGACATTATTACATGAGGATGCTTTGGATGATGAAGATAGCCAGGAGTCTGGTATAAAATGGTCAGAGCTTATACAAGGCAATATTTTACCCTTGGCTCTCCCTCAGCTTCCTCCACCCACATGTGATTTGAACGAGGTCAAGAAAAGTGAGACAGATGATAATACTGAAAGGAAATTAGACAACATCCGTAAAAAACATAATCTGTCAGGGAGAGAAGAACTGTATTATGAGATGTATGAACATGAATTAAAAATGCCCATTTTGAAAGATATTATACGCAAACTAGCTGAGGAAAGATTAGAAATGGAGAGAAATGCCTCTAGGGTGAGAGATTTGAGGCATGATGAGATCAAACTTGAAGGATTAAGTAGCATCAAGCGGCCTTCATCTGGGAGGACTGACGAAGGATCAGAACCTCCCACACCAACTTTCCATGATATCATCATTCCGTCCTACAAGTCAACTAGGAGTCCGATCAAGCAGGAACATGCCTTCACTAGTTCACTTGACAAGTTGGAAAACTCTTCTATTGGTGATACATTGAAAGAAATTATTATGAAAACAATAAGtgaaaaagtaaaatgtaagTCCCACCAAGTAGGCGACTTAGGTCATGGTGACCTAGTTTTACGAAAGAGCCATCATCAGACATCATTCCAGCCAAACGGTGCCTCTCCTGCCAAGCAAATAAAGAAAGAAGATAATGACAAGAAGAAGGGACTGGGGGATTCTACAGGAACTCCTGCCAAAAAGACGCGCCCAAAAAGAGGCCAGTACCGTAAGTATAACAGCCAGCTGCTTATGGAAGCAGTGAAGGCTGTACAGCGAGGGGAGATGAGTGTGCACCGTGCAGGGAGCTACTATGGTGTGCCACACTCCACTCTGGAATACAAGGTGAAAGAACGACACCTTTTGCGTCAGAAGAAGATCAAGGAGCAACAACAGCAGAAGGAAGCAGCGTCCGCGACAGCAGCAACCACCACGAAGAAGACCTCTGCCTCTACGGATGTGGGAGTCACTGGTAGCTCCAATAGTAGAGGGGGTGGACAGGGCAGCAAAGCAACTCACAGCAAGGGGGAAGTGTCAAAAAAACATGAAACTCCAGAAAAATCAGAAGGAAGCTGTCCAACTTGGTACACTTCATATTTAGTGGGTGCCTCTCACTTGGATGCCTCCCCTGGGCTGGGATTCCCCTCAGGATTTGCCTTAAACACGCCCGCCTCAGAGTTGCTGCGTAAGCTTCAACACAAAGTTCAGAGCAAGTCAGATACTTATCCTGAGGATAGTAATTACAGTAAGAGAGGGGTTGGAGCTCTAGGGGAAGGCTTCTTCTTTATCAATTAAGCAGATTTGTTCAGATCCTGCTAATCCTCTCCTTGAACTTGTCTTTTCCAGTTGTCGCAAGCACCAAAATCAATGATGGAGTGCTTTTCTAGTCAGTTTTTATCATGAATTATCTTAGCATTGATCCTGATCTCTCTCCAGGAGCAGTGTGAAATCAGTAGTCTGATATCATTTCATCAGGTGATATAATAGATTATGAGATACATGATTTGTTACAATTTTTGACTTAAGGTTACTTGGAAAGTACAGAACACCGAAATATATGTAGAACAAGGTTCTACTGCTGTAAATTAATGAGCTTCAAAAACAAGTCGGCCATATTAACATCAGTGATCCTTGTTCTGTTCATCATAGCTGATTTTTTAGTACTGCAGATCACAGTGAGAGACTAACAGAATttaacatgggtctgttcccTTGACAAGCCtagtgctggccagccaaactcttataCGAGGATTGAGATTTTCTTGTTggcggaacagacccatgtttgatcgtttttctcacatacttgcaagcaaatgtaaTTAAGCTTTCCTGAAAGATTTTTATTGCGCCATCTACAATGCTCCTTGGGATGTGCATcaaaattaatgacgtcatcatttaagACATGGTTACTCAACGTTAAATGATGACTTTATGTTATTGTGAGCAGCATCATATAGCACGTGCCGGCTGTCTTTAACCCCCTGTGGGagattaatttattttttccctagcaaccacgaggtaaccctgtgaagtatgtgagaagaTAAAATCTTGTATGTAGTTATGACATTAACTGGAGTACTGCATCACCTAAATCATTACAGAGTCATAtcaatatgaattttttttttttgttacgaTGAAATGATATCAAGGTTGCCGACATTCACACTCCTTAATTATCAATAAGGAAGTGACTGACTGGTAAAGACATGTCCAATCACCTGTCTACAGGAATATCAGCCTTCAGCTGTATATGTGTACCTTGCCTATCAATGCTCAAagatttaaattattaaatattaatacagaGATATGTTTTAGCATCTCTTTAGGATGCTAGGCATTCATAACTGTTGAAAATGTTCTAGTAGCAGCAGGTAGGTTTGTGTTCttaataaaaactattttatgAAATTATCATTTATGGGAGTTTAACTATTTTATGAAATTATCATTTATGGGAGTTTGTTTATTGGTTATTTTGGTATGTAGCACAGTTTACAGAGAAATTACATTGTGTGTGATTTCTGCTGTATTGATTTAATTTATAATGATTATGGTCCCTTTCTGTTAGTAACATGTACAACAAAGTGGAATGTAGTTTAAATATTGTTCTTTGTAACAAGACATAAAAGTTGAATACAGCTCtgtgaaataatatatatatatatataatacataaaagTTGAATACAGCTCTGTGTAACAAGACATCAAAGTTGAATACTGTTCtgtgtaataatatatatatatatataatacataaacgTTGAATACACTTCTGTGTAACAAGACATCAAAGTTGAATACTGTTCTGTGTAACAAGACATCAAAGTTGAATACTGTTCTGTGTAACAAGACATCAAAGTTGAATACTGTTCTGTTTAACAATACATCAAAGTTGAATACAGCTCTGTAACAATGCATCAAAGTTGAATACAGCTCTGTGTGACAGAACATCAATGTTGAATACTGTTTTGTGTAACAGTACAGCGATGTTGAATACAGCTCTGTGTAACAGTACAGCTATGTTGAATACAGCTCTGTGTAACAGTACAGCGATGTTGAATACAGCTCTGTAACAGTACAGCGATGTTGAATACAACTCTGTGTAACAGTACAGCGATGTTGAATACTGTTCTGTGCAACGGTACAGCGATGTggaatgtaatacatgtacaacaaagtTCTGTGTAATTATTGTACCAAAAAATAAACATTGCGATCTAGATGTTCAAATCATCTGATAGACAATTAATGTGGTCAGAAATATCTGGTTATCACTGCAACATTGAAACATTTTAGGGATGTTTGACTTGTAGCAGTGGTAACAGCTGTCAATATTTCTTGCTATTCAGGCAAATTTGTTTAAGGCCAGATAACCAGGACACAagtaatcaaaaaaaaaattatctcgcttcgtcatttgtgttactatgtaatATATCCAATTattaacacaatgtatcatatacactatgtgttgttgatccgaaGGTTAAAGATATGGATTTCCACTCATAATTGTACTGTCTCTAAAAATAAACAccacaaaaaatacaacatgttatatatacagtgtacgtgtACAGCACAGCTCTGAACTATGATACACAATACAAAATTTGTTCTATGTATGCGGTacttactacattgtatttgttgTACATGGTGTAACACAGTCCTGATTCCATACTTTCTGTCCAACATATGGTTTACAAGAAAATTACCGATAAGACTGCTTTGCCAACATTTAGAATGTTATGatgtttttttgaaatatttgttcaGTGTCTCGCTTCATTAATGGTTTTTATTGTGATATAATTGAATTTTCATCAGGACAACTAGCAGTAACCATATGTGCTACATATATTTTGTAAGGTGgtgtaggggagataattccTCCAGTGATGTTGTTGGGGCAGTGAGTTGGGATTTCTGCCAGAAATGTTAGggaaataacacacacacaaaaatggAGAGAGGCGAAAGATTAAGCAATTTCTTGTTAGAAGATATTCCTCCCAACAATAATTATCCTGAATTGTGTTTTGCGGTTTTTTCAGCACATGTTAACAGAAATCCATGGTTTAtgtggatatatatatttgtgattgttatgtatatgtgtgttcaATTATTGGACAGAATGTCTCATCATGAAGTAAtgaatgataattttctgtattaCAACCCGTTACAATTGTAAGCTTGTATtatttattgatacattttcaaGATATTTTCCTTTGAAGGACATAATTGTTACAGACGTCTTAAATTTAGatgttatacatttatgtatttgatggatattgtttttatgttaacgttttgtatattataatctCTATGAGattgtgtgtacagtatgtaGAGACATTTAAGGCACTATGATAAGCAGACCAATATATTCCCATGAGAGTTTGTATCAGATACAAAATTTATAATCCGAGAAATGAactaaaattatgaattataatctatttacatgtttttaaaacatcttCGTTATCAACATTACTTTTAGTTGACATTCCGATTGACAttgattttttaatgtttttatttattatatcattttccTGTGCAATACTACATTCTAGTCTCTTAACTGGTTCATTCTACCTTTAAGTATTTATTTCTACTCaagtatttaattatatttaaggATCTCTATGTATTATGTTTACTTTTAAATTTGTAATAGTGCTAATTGATAGGATTTTAAAGTTG
This region includes:
- the LOC117339308 gene encoding ligand-dependent nuclear receptor corepressor-like protein; protein product: MVDCGNIRCVQERKSFKKELLSWSKKVPIAVGLERIAEELGGQTHIKELLLPFNDLETNEIEDWDPDRKCSFCESRVQLVFEAVEQLIDEAKNGKGVQDNASMRYLQEILPYCPQFYTQNMGRELLAELKSSAQNVENTEPDTNVPQQPSLVELKIPHVVTQASKHKKENIPNCKKNYTDDELTEAVSEIQNGKLGTRRASALYGIPRSTLRNKIFKMDADKLTLLHEDALDDEDSQESGIKWSELIQGNILPLALPQLPPPTCDLNEVKKSETDDNTERKLDNIRKKHNLSGREELYYEMYEHELKMPILKDIIRKLAEERLEMERNASRVRDLRHDEIKLEGLSSIKRPSSGRTDEGSEPPTPTFHDIIIPSYKSTRSPIKQEHAFTSSLDKLENSSIGDTLKEIIMKTISEKVKCKSHQVGDLGHGDLVLRKSHHQTSFQPNGASPAKQIKKEDNDKKKGLGDSTGTPAKKTRPKRGQYRKYNSQLLMEAVKAVQRGEMSVHRAGSYYGVPHSTLEYKVKERHLLRQKKIKEQQQQKEAASATAATTTKKTSASTDVGVTGSSNSRGGGQGSKATHSKGEVSKKHETPEKSEGSCPTWYTSYLVGASHLDASPGLGFPSGFALNTPASELLRKLQHKVQSKSDTYPEDSNYSKRGVGALGEGFFFIN